From Osmerus mordax isolate fOsmMor3 chromosome 8, fOsmMor3.pri, whole genome shotgun sequence, a single genomic window includes:
- the LOC136947881 gene encoding terminal nucleotidyltransferase 5A-like, whose amino-acid sequence MGDTVDSSPVDSGQDGESSNLSVLNWEQVQRLDAILTESIPIHGRWNFPTLEMKPRDIVKVVRCRMEEKRIHVREVRLNGSAASHVLHEDSGLGWKDLDLIFCADLKGELEFQTVKDIVLDALLDFLPEGVNKEKITPVTLKEAYVQKMVKVCNDSDRWSLISLSNNRGKNVELKFVDSLRRQFEFSVDSFQIRLDSLLLFYECSEHPMAATFHPTILGESVYGDFPVALDHLRKRLICTRSPEEIRGGGLLKYCHLLVRGFRAASEPEMRLLQRYMCSRFFIDFSEVGEQRRKLESYLQNHFVGLEDRKYDYLATLHDVVQESTVCLMGHERRQTLSLISSLALRVLAEQNVILNAANVTCFYQPAPYVADGNFSNYYVAQVQPVYTCPPPQHYAAPQYLHPMYGTWLPCN is encoded by the exons ATGGGCGATACAGTCGATTCAAGTCCGGTGGACAGCGGCCAAGATGGGGAGAGCAGCAACCTCAGCGTGCTCAACTGGGAGCAAGTGCAGCGGCTGGACGCTATCCTGACCGAGTCCATTCCCATCCATGGCCGCTGGAACTTTCCCACCCTGGAGATGAAACCACGGGACATTGTCAAAGTGGTGAGGTGTCGCATGGAGGAGAAACGGATACACGTCCGGGAGGTCCGTTTGAACGGTTCTGCGGCCAGCCATGTTCTTCACGAGGACAGCGGTTTGGGATGGAAAGATCTAGACCTGATATTCTGTGCTGATCTAAAAGGGGAACTGGAGTTTCAGACAGTGAAGGATATAGTTTTGGATGCGTTATTGGATTTCTTGCCAGAAGGAGTAAATAAAGAGAAAATCACACCTGTGACCTTAAAG GAGGCCTATGTGCAGAAGATGGTGAAGGTGTGCAATGACTCAGACCGCTGGAGCCTTATCTCGCTCTCCAACAACCGCGGTAAGAACGTGGAGCTCAAGTTCGTGGACTCTCTCCGGCGCCAGTTTGAATTCAGCGTGGACTCCTTCCAGATCCGCCTTGACTCTCTCCTCTTGTTCTACGAGTGCTCCGAGCACCCGATGGCCGCCACCTTCCACCCGACCATTCTGGGCGAGAGTGTGTACGGAGACTTCCCTGTAGCCCTGGACCACCTGCGCAAACGTCTCATCTGCACGCGCAGCCCAGAGGAGATCCGTGGAGGCGGCCTGCTCAAATACTGCCACCTGCTGGTGCGGGGGTTCCGCGCGGCCTCCGAGCCCGAGATGAGGCTGCTCCAGCGCTACATGTGCTCCCGGTTCTTCATCGACTTCTCCGAGGTGggcgagcagaggagaaagCTCGAGTCCTACCTCCAGAACCACTTTGTGggcctggaggacaggaagtacgACTACCTGGCCACGCTGCACGACGTGGTCCAGGAGAGCACCGTGTGCCTGATGGGCCACGAGCGGCGCCAGACGCTCAGCCTCATCTCCTCGCTGGCGCTGCGCGTCCTCGCCGAGCAGAACGTCATCCTCAACGCCGCCAACGTCACGTGCTTCTACCAGCCCGCCCCCTACGTCGCCGACGGGAACTTCAGCAATTACTACGTGGCCCAGGTGCAGCCCGTctacacctgcccccccccccagcactacGCCGCGCCCCAGTACCTCCACCCCATGTACGGCACCTGGCTGCCATGCAACTGA
- the stum gene encoding protein stum homolog, with the protein MDQKDTEMNEKGVTVTSTTSSSGVVVQVREKKGPLRAAIPYMPFPVAVFCLFLNTFVPGLGTFVSAFTVLCGARTDLPDRHVCCVFWLNIAAAFIQILTAIVMVGWIMSIFWGMDMVILAISEGYRDQVPQQV; encoded by the exons ATGGACCAGAAAGACACGGAGATGAACGAGAAAGGAGTAACGGTGACCAGTACGACTTCATCCAGTGGAGTTGTTGTTCAAGTGCGCGAAAAGAAAGGACCTCTGCGCGCAGCCATTCCCTACATGCCATTCCCTGTAGCTGTTTTCTGCCTATTTCTCAACACTTTTGTACCTGGACTAG GGACGTTTGTGTCTGCATTCACGGTGCTGTGTGGAGCCCGGACAGATCTGCCAGACCGCCATGTGTGTTGCGTGTTCTGGTTGAACATAGCTGCAGCCTTCATTCAGATCCTCACAGCCATAGTGATGGTGGGCTGGATCATGAGTATATTCTGGGGCATGGACATGGTCATCTTGGCCA TTTCTGAAG GTTACAGAGACCAGGTGCCCCAACAGGTGTAA